A portion of the Bubalus kerabau isolate K-KA32 ecotype Philippines breed swamp buffalo chromosome 1, PCC_UOA_SB_1v2, whole genome shotgun sequence genome contains these proteins:
- the RABL2B gene encoding rab-like protein 2B isoform X6 → MERFLMDGFQPQQLSTYALTLYKHTATVDGKTVLVDFWDTAGQERFQSMHASYYHKAHACIMVFDVQRKITYRNLSTWYAELREFRPEIPCIVVANKIDADMKMTQKSFNFARKFSLPLYFVSAADGTNVVKLFSDAIRLAVSYKQNSRDFMDEVLQELENIDLKREEEEEEEEQMPDKEQPGSQQSPSPSLPTKPVNLRMILSRELFVP, encoded by the exons ATGGAGAGGTTCCTCATGGATGGATT TCAGCCCCAGCAGCTGTCCACATACGCCCTGACCCTGTACAAGCACACGGCCACGGTAGACGGCAAGACCGTCCTTGTGG ACTTTTGGGACACAGCAGGCCAAGAGCGGTTCCAGAGCATGCACGCCTCCTACTACCACAAGGCCCACGCCTGCATCATG GTGTTCGATGTGCAGAGGAAAATCACGTACAGGAACCTCAGCACCTGGTATGCAGAGCTGCGGGAGTTCAGGCCGGAGATTCCGTGCATTGTGGTGGCCAATAAGATCGATG CAGACATGAAGATGACCCAAAAAAGTTTCAATTTTGCCAGGAAGTTCTCCTTGCCCCTGTACTTTGTCTCAGCTGCTGATGGTACCAACGTTGTGAAG CTCTTCAGTGATGCGATCCGACTAGCCGTGTCTTACAAACAGAACTCCCGGGACTTCATGGACGAGGTTTTGCAGGAGCTCGAG AACATCGACTTGaagcgggaggaggaggaggaggaggaggagcagatgCCAGACAAGGAGCAGCCGGGCTCCCAGCAGAGCCCATCTCCCTC GCTCCCAACTAAACCAGTCAATTTAAGAATGATTTTGAGCAGAGAGCTGTTTGTTCCTTAA